One Candidatus Delongbacteria bacterium genomic window, GGTTTTTTCAGGATTTCCAAATAGATACCCGTTAATATTTTATTGCTTAATGAAGCTTGTTTCCAAAGACGTTTAAAACTTACCTCGTCTTCTGATACCAAATCGAGAACGGCATGGGTTAAAACAATATGCTTCAATTCTGTTAACCCTATATTCATAATTGCATTGGAAAGATTGCCTGTTTTTCTTCCATAATAAGCTGAATTTGCGACTTTTAAAACTGAGGCACTTATTGCAGGATCCTGCTCTATGAGATTAGATATTTTCTCTACATCACATTCCTTTATAATCATATCAGTTAGCTGATTGTATATAGAAGGTAAAGTTGGAAGCTTTTCAATTGTGTTAATCATTTTAAGCATATCTCTTGTATATAAAGCTCTTTGCATGTTCACAATTTTGTGAATATTCTGGATAAACTCATGGTCTTTCCATGGTTTAAAAACATAAAATTGAGCTAAGTTTTCTTCAACAAGTTTCCTTATTTGATTATTATTGAAACTACTTAAGGCAATTCTTGTTGTTTGGGGATAGCCTCTTTTCACAATTCGTAATAATTCTATGCCATCCATCTCAGGCATAATAATATCTGTACACAATAAATCTACATGATGCTCTTCCATGTATTCTAATGCATCATAAGCACTATTCATATAAATATATTTATGCTCACCATCTGCAAAAATACGCTTAAGCCCTCTGGTTATTAATTTTTCATCATCTACAAACATTACGACTTTC contains:
- a CDS encoding HDOD domain-containing protein, whose product is MKVVMFVDDEKLITRGLKRIFADGEHKYIYMNSAYDALEYMEEHHVDLLCTDIIMPEMDGIELLRIVKRGYPQTTRIALSSFNNNQIRKLVEENLAQFYVFKPWKDHEFIQNIHKIVNMQRALYTRDMLKMINTIEKLPTLPSIYNQLTDMIIKECDVEKISNLIEQDPAISASVLKVANSAYYGRKTGNLSNAIMNIGLTELKHIVLTHAVLDLVSEDEVSFKRLWKQASLSNKILTGIYLEILKKPVSNLYASAGLLHNIGRLVFVANEIDYKNLIESDRSEQEICQLEKENFGVCHQDLGGFLLNSWDLPFGYVEAAMYHHRPSDFRIINRELVSVVHLAHHFTELLSGKTNHALNPVVYEILDIKEKDLYEFIESIKETL